CAACGCGACGATGAGGTTGTGCGGGATGCCAGACAACCCGAACCCTCCGACAGCGATTGTCATTCCGTCGCGCGCAACGTCTGCGATTGCCTCCGCGGCGGTGCTCCAGGTCTTTGATGCCACCTTTGCCACCTTTCGTTCACAATGCGGTCACGCGGACCGCCTTGCTGCGAGCGTAGAAGATTGTTTCGTCGTAACGCAACCACCACGCTGACGCGTGATTTGAACTGCTCATACCCTGAGTGCATCGCGTGCTATCGTTCACAATATGGACAGAACTCCGCTACCGGGCGCACAAGTCGTCGGCCGCGTGGCGGCGCTGCTGCGCGAGCTCAGCACAACGATGCCCGACGGAATCGGTACCACCGCGCTCGCTACTGCCACGTCAATCTCACGCCCAACCGCGCACAGGCTGCTCTCTGCCCTCGCAGAACAGGGTTTCGTCGATCGCGACACCCGAACCGGCAACTGGCTCCTCGGGCCGGAGCTATTTCTCATGGGAACCGTCGCAGCCGAACGCTACGACGTCACCGAAATCGCACGGGAACACGTCTCAGCGCTCGCCGCCGCAACAGGCGAGAGCGCGTTCTTCTCGGTCAGGCGAGGCAACGAGACAGTGTGCCTCGTTCGGCAGGATGGCAGCTTCCCGATCCGCTCCTTCGTGCTCCACGAGGGGAAGCGATTCCCACTCGGAGTGGCCTCCGCGGGCCTGGCGATCCTGTCTTACCTGCCTGCATCCGCCGCGGAACGTTACCTCTCGGACACCGACCTCACTGTCGAGTACGGTGCATCCCATGCGCCAGACGCGCTCCGCGGCCGGATCGCCGCAACGCGCAACACTGGCTATGCCGTGAACCCGGCGCTCATCGTGCCTGGCAGCTGGGGCATGGGGGCAGCAGTGTTTACAGCAAGCGGTCAGCCGGCCTGGGCCCTGAGCCTCACCGGCACAGAGCACAGATTCGCCCCGGAGCGGCAGCCCGAGCTCGGTCGCCTCCTGCTCGACCACGCGCACCGGCTCACGGAGCGGCTCGCACGCGACTGAGGGCTGGTGTCTGGGTTGGGTGGCGGCGCCGCCACCCAACGCACGGCCCTGACCACGGCGCGGCCCCGGCTGCGGCTGCGGCTGCGGCACCGATTGCGGCGCGGCGCATCGCCCCAGTGTGGGAGGATTACAGCACCCCCTATAGCCCAACTGGCAGAGGCAGAAGACTTAAAATCTTTTCAGTCAGGGTTCGAATCCCTGTGGGGGGACGAATGCACGGAGCCCCCGGCGAGATGCCGGGGGCTCCGTTCTCGTTCGGCGACGGTCACACCGAACGGGGGCAGGCAGGAGCCTGTCAGACCTGTGCGCGTGCACTGCGGTCGCGCGGCACGAAATCCAGGATCGCGATGAGCGCCGACAGCCCGACGAGGATGTAGACGACCTTGGACAGGACAGAACCAACGCCAAAGATCGCATCAACGAGGTTGAAGTCGAAGAGCCCGACGAGCCCCCAATTCAATCCCCCGACGATGATCAGAACCTTCGCGATGTTGAGCACGATATTCATGATGCTTCCTCTCGTTGAATACGCCTCGGCGATACCCCGAAACGCTTGCCGAAGATATTACATGCCTAGCTAACTAATTGTCGAGGACTTAGCCCCGAACCCCTACTCTTTTTGACCCCCGTCGCTGCTCTCTCTCCCCGACTTGCGCATGAAGATGACTTCCACCGAGAGCACAAAAGCAGCGACGATCGCGAGCGAGGCCGGAACGAAGTACACGAGAACGTGGATCATCTCGTTGTCCTCTGGCAAGAACAAATTCCACCCACACCACCGCGAGAGCCGTGACCGCCGCAAGTCCACCGACGATGCTCGAGACGCGAAACAGCACCTTCTGCGACGAATCACGCCTGCGGAACCTGAACTTCGCGTCAATGCTGAAGAAGATGAGCAACGTAACAAGCAAGCCGGCAAACTCGGACAACTGGTCGCGCGAGAGCTCAGCAATCATCATCATTTCCTCCCCATTTCACAGGCATATCAATTCCACCGACAGCACAACCCCTGGCTTCCAGCCACAAACCACCGGGGCGATAAAACTAAGTCGCTAGACAACTTCACATCAACCCCCTTGACCCCCCGCCACTTGTGATCTACCTTTGGGACTTGCAACCTGAATCAGGTTTCATAAACCCACCTTCCAAGGACGAAAGGTACGCGCATGCGCATCGGAAAGAAACTCGCGTTTGGCGCCCTCGTGGCCTCAACTGCACTTGTCCTGTCGGCGTGCGCGCCGGCAGCTTCGGCTCCTGAGGCAGGCGGCGACTCCGAAGGCCCCGCCTCGGTCACCGTCGGCATCATCACGAGCGAAACCGGCCCTCTCGCCGGCTACGGAGCCCAGTACCTCGACGGCTTCAAGGCCGGCCTCGACTTCGCGACAGACGGCACGGGTGAGGTCGCTGGCACCAAGCTCGACATCACATACGTCGACGACGCAGGCGACCCAGACAAGGCTGTCACCGCGGCGAAGGACCTCATCGGGCAGGGAGTCAACCTGCTTGCGGGCAGCGCTTCATCAGGCGTCGCCGCTGTCGTCGCCGAGCAAGCCGCACAGAACAAGGTGCTCTTCATCTCGGGCCCGGCAGCAGCCGACGCAATCACAGGCATCAACGACTACACGTTCAGGTCTGGCCGCCAGAGCGCGCAAGACGTCGCGACGGCTGGCACCTTCCTCGACGACATCAGCGGCAAGACAGTCGCGGTGCTCGCCCAGAACAACGCGTTCGGCCAGGGCAACGTCACCGCGGTCGAGGCCATCCTGGGCGCGAAGGGAGCCTCGATCACTCCCGTGCTCGTCGCCGAAGACGTCACCGAGTTCACGCCGTTCGCAACCCAGGTGCTCGACACGAAGGCGGACCTTGTGTTCGTCGCGTGGGCAGGGGCGACGACGGGCGCGATGTGGCAGGCGATGAGCCAGCAGGGCGTATTTGATGCAATGCCCGTCGTTACGGGACTCGGCGACGCCGCAACATTTGGGGCATACGGAGAGGCCTCAGAAAAGATCAGCTTCTTGAACCACTACTTCGCAGGCGCTCCAGATAACGAGGTGAACGCCGCGATGGTGAAGGCTGTCGAAGAAGCTGGTGGCACGCCAGACCTGTTCACTCCTGACGGATTCAATGCCGCACTCATGGTCGTGCAGGCAGTCAAGGAAGGCAAGGGCGACGTCGACGCCATGATCGACTCGCTGAACGACTTCTCGTTCGATGGCCCGAAGGGCAAGACAACCGTTCGCGGGAGCGACCACGCCCTCATCCAAGAGATGTACCAGGTGAAGCTCGTCGCACAGGGCGGCAGCTTCGTCCCAGAGCTTGTCGCCACAGTCGCCGCAGACGACGTCGCCCCCGCAGAAGCGAAGTAGGAACACACGTGCACACCCAGCCCCCGTCCGCCCTCACTGTCTCGGGCCTTGGCCTGAAGATCGGCGGCGCTACCATCCTCGACAGCGTTGACCTCGATGTCCCACAGGGATCTATCGTCGGTGTCATCGGCCCGAACGGTGCGGGCAAGACGACGCTCTTTAATGTCGTGTCAGGTCTCATTCCCCCGACGAGCGGCACTGTGTCGCTCCACGGCGAGACAATCACGAAGAGCTCCGTCGCCGCCCGCGCGCGGGCGGGGCTGGGTCGCACATTCCAGACCTCCAGCTACTTCCCGGGCCTCAGCGTGCTTGAGAACGTCAGGCTCGCCGCCCAGGCGACTGCAGGCGGCAGCATGTCGCTGCTTCGCTTCCCCAAACGCAGCGACGAGGCCACGCAGCTCGCCTTTGACACGCTTGCGACAGTCGGGCTCACTCACCAGGCGGCGACGCTCGCAGGCGATATCTCGCACGGCGACAAGCGCAAGCTCGAGATTGCCGTGCTGCTCGTCACTGACTCGAGTGTCGTATTGCTCGATGAGCCCATGGCGGGCGTTGCCTCCGGCGACGTCGCGGGGCTCGTGAAAAACATCAGGGACATGCAGGCCGAAAAACAGTGCACTGTGCTGATGGTCGAACACCACATCGACGTGCTCCTCGGATTCGTCGACCGCGTCGCCGTCATGTATTTCGGCAACATCATCGCCTACGACACTCCCCAGAACATCATGGAGAATCCCACCGTGCAGAGCGCATATCTCGGACGTGCAGTATGAGCGCGCCAATCCTGACAGTCTCCAACCTCGAATGCTCAATCGCAGGGCAGCAGGTTGTCGAAGATGTCTCGTTCGAAGTACCTTCGACTGGAATCACAGCGGTGCTTGGGCGCAACGGCGCCGGCAAGACGTCAACGCTGCGCGGCATCATGGGGCTCATCACCCGCTCGGGTGAGGTCCGCCTCGCGGGCGAGCGAATCGACGCCATGCCAACCCACAAGCTTGTGCAGCGCGGGATCGGCTATGTCCCCGAGGATCGCGAGGTGTTCGGCTCTTTGAGCGTCGCCGAGAACCTCGCGCTCGCAGAGCGCGGCCCGAACCCGCGGCGCGAGTTCGTCGCCGAGCTTTTCCCCGACCTTGTCGCGCGCCGCGATCAGGCGGCGGGAACCCTCTCGGGAGGCCAGCAACAGATGGTCTCGGTCGCCCGCGCCCTCATCAACGACAACAAGTTGTTACTCGTTGACGAACCGACAAAGGGCCTCGCCCCCAAGATCGTGCAGGAGGTCGCCGATGCACTCGCGGAGGCCGCGACAACAGTCCCCGTGCTCCTCGTCGAGCAGAACCTCGAGGTCGTCAGGCAGCTCGCCGACGACGCGATCGTGATCTCTTCAGGCCGCGTCGCCTACGCGGGCAAGGCAGCCGACATTCTCGACGACGAGCAGCTCACCACGCAGCTGCTCGGCGTCCACGCAGAGGGAGGGATCCAACTGTGAGCGCACTCGTTCTCACCCTCATCACCGGCGTCGGCCTCGGCGCCCTCTACTTCCTCGTCGCTTCAGGGCTGAGCCTCATCTATGGGCTCATGCACGTGCTCAACTTCGCGCACGGTGCCTTCCTCACGCTCGCTGCCTTCATCGGCTGGCGAACGGCGCAGGCGCTCGGCACGGACAGCTGGTTCGCGCTCGTGGTGTCCGTGCTGGTTGGGGCCCTCGTGGGCGCCGTCTTCGCGACGCTCACCGAGCTGCTGCTCATTCGGCCACTCTATGAACGTCACATCGAGCAGGTGCTTGTGACTGTCGGTCTCTCCTTCGCAGCCGTCGCGCTCTTTGAGGGCATCTGGGGTTCCGACCCGATCACTGTCGCGGGCCCTGCCTGGCTCAAACAGACAACGTTCGTGCTCGGCGCGAAGATCCCGAACGTGTACTGGATTCTGATTCTCACCGCAGGCCTCGTACTCACCGCGCTCATCCTGTTCCTCAAGAAGACTCGCTACGGCATGATCATTCGCGCGGGCGTCGAGAACCGAGCAATGGTTACGGCGCTCGGTATCGACGTACGCAGGGCGTTCACGCTCGTCTTCGCGATTGGCGGCGCCGCAGCCGGCATCGGCGGCGTTCTCGCGATGCACTACATGACGTTCGTGTCGGCGCATCTCGGCCAGACGCTGCTCATCTTCGCGTTCATCGTGACTGTCGTCGGCGGCCTCGGGTCGCTCGCGGGTGCGGCGGTCGCGTCGGTTCTGGTGGCGGTGTTGCAGCAATTCGCAAACTTCTATTTGGGCGGCACCGGCGATTTCATCGTCGTTATTTTGCTCGCCGTGGTGCTGCTCGTGCGGCCTCGCGGTCTCATGGGACGAAAGGTGGCGCAGTAATGTCAACCCCCACGACGCAGCCGGAACAGTCGATGCAAACTGGCGCGTCTCGCCGGCCGATCCTTCCCGTCGCCGCCTCCGTGGCGCTCGTCGCGGTCGCGGCTGCGCTCCCGCTCCTCAACCTCCAGATTCCTGGGATCCTGCCGACGCCGACGTACATGCCTGGCAGTCTCGCGCTGCTGTCTCTGTGCATGGTGTTCGCCGCGCTCGCGCTCTCGTACAACATGCTGCTCGGTACCGCTGGCATGCTGTCGTTTGGGCACGCGCTGTCATTCGGCGGCGGCGCGTATCTCCTCGGGATTGCACTCGCGCAGTTCGAGCTGCCGCTCGTACCGGCAGTCCTCCTCGCGCTCATCGGCGGCCTCGTCATCGCACTCATCACCGGCTCGGTCGCGAACCGCGTTTCGGGTATCCCGTTCGCGATGGTGACGCTCGCATTCGCGCAGGCAGGATCAGTGCTCGTTCGCCGCAACGCTCAGGTGACTGGCGGGGAGGAGGGGCTCAGCCTCGCGACAGCCCAGGTGCCAGACTGGCTCGTCGGGGTCGTGAATACGCGAAACCTGTACTGGGTGATCCTGGCGATCTTGGTGTTCGTCTACCTTGTTGCGCTCTGGGTCGACCGCAGCCGTCTCGGGCATCTGGCGCGTGCGTCTCGCGAGAACCCCGAGCGGGTGAAGGTGCTTGGCCTCAGCCCGTACGCCGCGAAGCTCACAATCTTCGTCATCGCTGCGGTCCTCGCGAGCCTCGCTGGCGTCGGCTACATGCTGCTCCAGTCAGGGACGGTGCCGCGGGCGGTCTCTGCTGACCTCACAATTACAGTGCTCGTGATGGTGGTACTCGGTGGCGTCGGCTACCGGTGGGGCGCAATCGCGGGCGGCTTCATCTACACGATCCTTGATCAGCGCCTCACTGTGCTTGCCAAGGCCGAGGTGATCCAGGGACTACCTGACGTGCTCAGGATCCCGCTCTCTGAGCCGCTCTTCCTGCTCGGTACGCTGTTCATTCTCGTCGTCATGTTCCTTCCCGGCGGAATCGCTGGCACGCTTGATACAGCATGGAAGAAACGCACGCGGAAGAGCCGCGCATGAGCGACTACACAATCGGCAGTTGGCTGGCGGATCGCGCCGCGATCGACGGGTCACATATCGCGATTGACGACCGCGGCGTGCTCACCTCGTACCGGGCACTCAACGAGCGCGCCCGTGCGCTCGCATCCCGCCTCGGCGAGGCCGGGTACGGCGCGGGCGGGCGTATCGCGACTGTCTCGGGAAACTCGACAGACCACGTCGTCGCGTTCTTCGCCTGCGCGATCCTCGGCATCGCGTTCATCCCGCTCTCGTGGCGTCTCACCGCTGGTGAGCTTGGTGAGCTCATCGGACGCTCTCGTGCAGACCTGCTCCTCGTGGAAGACGAGTACGCCGGGCTCGGCGAGCAGGCGCTCACGGTGCTTCGAGAGTCGGGCGGCGTCGCTCCCCCGTGCGCGGAGCCGGGCCCGGCTGGGATCGAGCAGTGGGCGCCGCCGGCGGTTCGCCCGCGAGAGCGTAGGGACGCCTCGGCGAGTGACCCGCTGCTTGTTGTCTTCACGTCGGGCAGCGAGGCGGCGCCGAAGGGTGTCGTGCTCACTCACCGGTCTTGCTTCTGGACGAACCTCGCGCTCTCGCGCGCAATGCCAATGAGCTCTGCAGACGTTGTGCTGTCGATTCTGCCGCAGCATCATGTCGCCGCCTGGAACGTGCAGCCGTTGCTCGCATGGTGGGTCGGCGCGACAGTCGTGCTCGAGCGCTCCTTTCAACCAGGCCGCGTCCTGCAGCTCATCCGCGACCGGAAGGTCACGACGATGATGGGGGTGCCGACCCAGTATCAGATGCTGTTTGCGCAGCCCGGTATCGACGGGGCCGATCTGGGGTCGCTCTCGCGCGTGCTCGTTGGCGGTTCCACAATTCCCGAGGAGCTCGCCGTCGAAGCCGCGAGGCTCGGACTGCCCCTCACCCAGGGGTACGGGCTCACGGAGGCCGGCCCGAACGTGCTGCAGTTGCAGTCTGCCGAGCTTGCGAAGTTCCCCGGAGCCGTCGGGCGCCCCTACCCCACTGTTGAGACAGCCATCGTCGATACTGCGAGCGGGTTACCACTCACTGGTGCCGCTACCGGCGAACTGTGGGTGCGTGGTCCGAGCTTGTTCGCTGGTTACCTCGACGACGACGCTGGAACCGAGCGTGCGATGGCAGGCAGCTGGCTGCGCACCGGCGACATTGTCTCGCGTGACACCGGCGGAATCCACAGGGTCGTCGACAGGGTCAAGAACATCTACGTTTCGGGCGGCGAGAACGTCGCACCCGCCGAGGTTGAGACGGCGCTCTGTGCCCACCCGCTCGTGATTGACGCCGCCGTTGTTGGCGTCGCTGATGCGGTGTGGGGCGAGCGAGGCTACGCATTCGTCGTGACAGCTTCGCCGCTGTCGCGCGACGAACTGCTCGCCCATGCCCGCACAGTCCTCGCTCCGTTTAAGCTCCCGGCTCACGTCGAGTTCGTCGACGAGCTGCCCCGTTCCACAATCGAGAAGGTCGCCCGCGGGGCGCTTGCGGACAGAGCCCGCACCGCCTTGGCCGCGCACGACAAGACAGGCATCGCATGATCTCCCCCACCGAATCAGCATCCCCCACCGGTGACCATATCCCGGTTGACGCCGGTGATCCAGTCTCACCAGCGACCGGTCGCCCGCTCACGAAACGCGGCCTCGCGACCAGGCGTCGCATCCTCGAGGCCGCGGAAGACGTGTTCGCGGAGCTTGGCTATCACGAGGCATCGATCGTGAAGGTCACCGAGCGCGCTGGGGTCGCTCTCGGTACGTTCTACCTGTACTTCGACAGTAAGCAGAGCATCTTCGAGGCGCTCGTGATCGACCTGAACGACCGCGTTCGGCAGTCAATGACTGAGTCGATGGCTGGCGCAGCGAACCGCATCGAGGCTGAGCGCGGCGGGTTCGAAGGGTTCTTCAGGTTTACCGCGAAGCACCCGGCACTGTATCGGGTTGTCAGGGAGGCCGAGTTTGTATCGCCGGAGACGATGAGGTTGCACTACGAGCGCATTGTCGCGGGGTACACGGCAGGCCTGCAAGCGGCGCAGTCGGCGGGCGACATCGATCCGACTCTCGACCCTGAGATTGCCGCGTGGGCGCTCATGGGCCTTGGCGAGCTCATCGGTATGCGTTACATCCTGTGGGAGCGCGACGCCGACGGGACGGCGCCAGATCGCATCGCACCGCATGTCCTCGACAGCATGATGCAATTCATCAATGGCGCGCTTGGCGGGTCACACACACAGGAAGGGTCACAGTCATGACAGATCAGGATCTCGCGGGCCGCAGCGCCCTCATCACGGGAGGCGGCTCGGGCATCGGGCTCGCGTGCGCACACGAGTTCGCGGCGCGCGGCGCACACATCACCATCGCCGACATCACGGCAGACGCAGCAGACAACGCTGTCGCGCGCATCGTGGCGGCCGGCGGCTCGGCCGAGTCCTGGGTCGTGGATCTCGCCGATACTAGAGCGCTCGACGAACTCGAGCTCGACGTTGACATCATCGTGAATAACGCTGGCGTGCAACGCGTGAGCCCGATTGAGGAGTTCGACCCGGAGGCCTTTCGCCTCATCCAGCGGCTTATGCTCGAGGCGCCCTTCCTGCTCATCCGCGCCGCGCTTCCTGGAATGTACAGTCGCGGGTGGGGCCGCATCATCAATCTGTCGAGTGTGCACGGCCTGCGGGCGAGCGCGTTCAAGTCTGCGTACGTCGCGGCCAAGCATGGCCTCGAGGGGCTGTCGAAGGTGACCGCGCTCGAGGGCGGACCGCACGGCGTGACGAGCAACTGCGTCAATCCGGGCTATGTGCGCACTCCGCTCGTTGAACGGCAGATCGCCGATCAGGCGAAGGCGCACGGTATCCCCGAGAGCGAAGTCGTCGAGCGGATCATGCTCACCGAGAGCTCCGTGAAGCGGCTCGTCGAACCGGCGGAGGTCGCCTCGCTCGCCGGCTGGCTCGCTTCAGACATGTCTGGCATGGTGACGGGGGCCTCCTACACCATGGATGGCGGCTGGAGCGCTCGATGAAGTCGCACAGCTACCGCACCGTCGACGTTCCCGTCAGCGGTGGGCTGCTGAGGGTCGGCGTCTGGGATCCGGTGTCTCCCGCGGAAGGCGCGCCCACAGTGCTCGCCATTCACGGCGTCACTGCGTCTCATCTCGCCTGGCCATTTGTCGTTGGGGAGCTCCCAGGGGTCAGGATCATCGCCCCCGACCTGCGAGGGCGCGGAGCGAGCAACACCGTCGACGGGCCCGCGGGAATG
Above is a window of Leucobacter aridicollis DNA encoding:
- a CDS encoding IclR family transcriptional regulator; protein product: MDRTPLPGAQVVGRVAALLRELSTTMPDGIGTTALATATSISRPTAHRLLSALAEQGFVDRDTRTGNWLLGPELFLMGTVAAERYDVTEIAREHVSALAAATGESAFFSVRRGNETVCLVRQDGSFPIRSFVLHEGKRFPLGVASAGLAILSYLPASAAERYLSDTDLTVEYGASHAPDALRGRIAATRNTGYAVNPALIVPGSWGMGAAVFTASGQPAWALSLTGTEHRFAPERQPELGRLLLDHAHRLTERLARD
- a CDS encoding DUF378 domain-containing protein; amino-acid sequence: MNIVLNIAKVLIIVGGLNWGLVGLFDFNLVDAIFGVGSVLSKVVYILVGLSALIAILDFVPRDRSARAQV
- a CDS encoding substrate-binding domain-containing protein — translated: MRIGKKLAFGALVASTALVLSACAPAASAPEAGGDSEGPASVTVGIITSETGPLAGYGAQYLDGFKAGLDFATDGTGEVAGTKLDITYVDDAGDPDKAVTAAKDLIGQGVNLLAGSASSGVAAVVAEQAAQNKVLFISGPAAADAITGINDYTFRSGRQSAQDVATAGTFLDDISGKTVAVLAQNNAFGQGNVTAVEAILGAKGASITPVLVAEDVTEFTPFATQVLDTKADLVFVAWAGATTGAMWQAMSQQGVFDAMPVVTGLGDAATFGAYGEASEKISFLNHYFAGAPDNEVNAAMVKAVEEAGGTPDLFTPDGFNAALMVVQAVKEGKGDVDAMIDSLNDFSFDGPKGKTTVRGSDHALIQEMYQVKLVAQGGSFVPELVATVAADDVAPAEAK
- a CDS encoding ABC transporter ATP-binding protein produces the protein MHTQPPSALTVSGLGLKIGGATILDSVDLDVPQGSIVGVIGPNGAGKTTLFNVVSGLIPPTSGTVSLHGETITKSSVAARARAGLGRTFQTSSYFPGLSVLENVRLAAQATAGGSMSLLRFPKRSDEATQLAFDTLATVGLTHQAATLAGDISHGDKRKLEIAVLLVTDSSVVLLDEPMAGVASGDVAGLVKNIRDMQAEKQCTVLMVEHHIDVLLGFVDRVAVMYFGNIIAYDTPQNIMENPTVQSAYLGRAV
- a CDS encoding ABC transporter ATP-binding protein; the protein is MSAPILTVSNLECSIAGQQVVEDVSFEVPSTGITAVLGRNGAGKTSTLRGIMGLITRSGEVRLAGERIDAMPTHKLVQRGIGYVPEDREVFGSLSVAENLALAERGPNPRREFVAELFPDLVARRDQAAGTLSGGQQQMVSVARALINDNKLLLVDEPTKGLAPKIVQEVADALAEAATTVPVLLVEQNLEVVRQLADDAIVISSGRVAYAGKAADILDDEQLTTQLLGVHAEGGIQL
- a CDS encoding branched-chain amino acid ABC transporter permease — encoded protein: MSALVLTLITGVGLGALYFLVASGLSLIYGLMHVLNFAHGAFLTLAAFIGWRTAQALGTDSWFALVVSVLVGALVGAVFATLTELLLIRPLYERHIEQVLVTVGLSFAAVALFEGIWGSDPITVAGPAWLKQTTFVLGAKIPNVYWILILTAGLVLTALILFLKKTRYGMIIRAGVENRAMVTALGIDVRRAFTLVFAIGGAAAGIGGVLAMHYMTFVSAHLGQTLLIFAFIVTVVGGLGSLAGAAVASVLVAVLQQFANFYLGGTGDFIVVILLAVVLLVRPRGLMGRKVAQ
- a CDS encoding branched-chain amino acid ABC transporter permease, with product MQTGASRRPILPVAASVALVAVAAALPLLNLQIPGILPTPTYMPGSLALLSLCMVFAALALSYNMLLGTAGMLSFGHALSFGGGAYLLGIALAQFELPLVPAVLLALIGGLVIALITGSVANRVSGIPFAMVTLAFAQAGSVLVRRNAQVTGGEEGLSLATAQVPDWLVGVVNTRNLYWVILAILVFVYLVALWVDRSRLGHLARASRENPERVKVLGLSPYAAKLTIFVIAAVLASLAGVGYMLLQSGTVPRAVSADLTITVLVMVVLGGVGYRWGAIAGGFIYTILDQRLTVLAKAEVIQGLPDVLRIPLSEPLFLLGTLFILVVMFLPGGIAGTLDTAWKKRTRKSRA
- a CDS encoding class I adenylate-forming enzyme family protein, yielding MSDYTIGSWLADRAAIDGSHIAIDDRGVLTSYRALNERARALASRLGEAGYGAGGRIATVSGNSTDHVVAFFACAILGIAFIPLSWRLTAGELGELIGRSRADLLLVEDEYAGLGEQALTVLRESGGVAPPCAEPGPAGIEQWAPPAVRPRERRDASASDPLLVVFTSGSEAAPKGVVLTHRSCFWTNLALSRAMPMSSADVVLSILPQHHVAAWNVQPLLAWWVGATVVLERSFQPGRVLQLIRDRKVTTMMGVPTQYQMLFAQPGIDGADLGSLSRVLVGGSTIPEELAVEAARLGLPLTQGYGLTEAGPNVLQLQSAELAKFPGAVGRPYPTVETAIVDTASGLPLTGAATGELWVRGPSLFAGYLDDDAGTERAMAGSWLRTGDIVSRDTGGIHRVVDRVKNIYVSGGENVAPAEVETALCAHPLVIDAAVVGVADAVWGERGYAFVVTASPLSRDELLAHARTVLAPFKLPAHVEFVDELPRSTIEKVARGALADRARTALAAHDKTGIA
- a CDS encoding TetR/AcrR family transcriptional regulator, which translates into the protein MISPTESASPTGDHIPVDAGDPVSPATGRPLTKRGLATRRRILEAAEDVFAELGYHEASIVKVTERAGVALGTFYLYFDSKQSIFEALVIDLNDRVRQSMTESMAGAANRIEAERGGFEGFFRFTAKHPALYRVVREAEFVSPETMRLHYERIVAGYTAGLQAAQSAGDIDPTLDPEIAAWALMGLGELIGMRYILWERDADGTAPDRIAPHVLDSMMQFINGALGGSHTQEGSQS
- a CDS encoding 3-hydroxybutyrate dehydrogenase, giving the protein MTDQDLAGRSALITGGGSGIGLACAHEFAARGAHITIADITADAADNAVARIVAAGGSAESWVVDLADTRALDELELDVDIIVNNAGVQRVSPIEEFDPEAFRLIQRLMLEAPFLLIRAALPGMYSRGWGRIINLSSVHGLRASAFKSAYVAAKHGLEGLSKVTALEGGPHGVTSNCVNPGYVRTPLVERQIADQAKAHGIPESEVVERIMLTESSVKRLVEPAEVASLAGWLASDMSGMVTGASYTMDGGWSAR